Proteins from a genomic interval of Pseudomonadota bacterium:
- a CDS encoding CvpA family protein produces the protein MADLLFVLFMLITGLTGYRCGLFRDLAQFVIWLPLFVSSVYLLFHDATATEAVFMRQGSRLFLSMVGITFFSSLMAHLLDITIFREFFARRRPNTLSKRLGFFTGAARVYVMVLGAMLAHFTFTDEDIPYWLTDSSVFLKTAYNNAVDIEEYLMKKDVINKTIILYDPKLEEEKMMKERYDKLMQGML, from the coding sequence GTGGCTGATCTGCTCTTTGTTCTCTTTATGCTTATTACAGGCCTTACGGGCTATCGTTGTGGGCTATTTAGAGACCTCGCACAGTTTGTAATTTGGTTGCCCCTGTTTGTAAGCAGTGTTTACTTACTCTTCCACGATGCGACGGCTACTGAAGCTGTTTTCATGCGCCAAGGTTCAAGGCTATTTCTCAGTATGGTCGGTATTACCTTCTTTAGCTCCCTTATGGCGCACCTGTTGGATATCACCATCTTTAGAGAGTTCTTTGCTCGTAGACGCCCGAACACCCTCAGCAAGCGCCTTGGCTTTTTTACAGGTGCAGCTCGTGTTTACGTTATGGTGCTTGGGGCCATGCTGGCTCACTTCACCTTTACAGATGAAGACATTCCTTACTGGCTCACAGATAGCTCAGTATTTCTAAAAACCGCCTATAACAATGCAGTTGATATTGAAGAGTACCTCATGAAGAAGGATGTGATTAATAAAACAATTATTCTTTATGATCCAAAACTTGAAGAAGAAAAGATGATGAAAGAGCGCTATGACAAGCTCATGCAAGGAATGCTGTAG
- the hemL gene encoding glutamate-1-semialdehyde 2,1-aminomutase, whose amino-acid sequence MQQTYTVDVKPDRYALSKQLFDRAVKLIPGGVNSPVRAFGAVGGTPVFMAGADGAALQDMDGNQYVDYIGSWGPMILGHANPRVLDAVKNVMEVGTSFGAPTDRETALADFIVDRHASIDKVRLVNSGTEATMSAIRLARGYTGRDKILKFAGHYHGHGDSLLVAAGSGLITHGTPSSAGVPKALAELTCVAPFNDVNALEKVFMEHGDDLACVILEPVAGNMGCVPPKEGYLKTLRELCDKYGTVLIFDEVMTGFRLGMSSAQGLFDIEPDLSCFGKVIGGGLPLAAYGGKQEIMDRLSPIGDVYQAGTLSGNPLAVSAGIATVAQLTPEVYAGLEETGAKIQKESEKIFSDVGIPITTHRVGSMFSIYFSEEQPYTFEDVQNTDIEMFKKFFHAMLDEGIYLPPSAYETWFFGTCHDENILDITFTAMRRAAMKIKNT is encoded by the coding sequence ATGCAACAGACATATACTGTAGATGTAAAACCTGATCGCTATGCGCTTTCAAAACAATTATTTGACCGTGCTGTGAAGCTGATTCCAGGTGGCGTGAACTCACCTGTGCGTGCATTTGGCGCAGTAGGTGGCACTCCTGTATTTATGGCGGGTGCTGATGGTGCGGCCCTGCAAGATATGGACGGCAACCAATATGTAGATTACATCGGCAGCTGGGGCCCTATGATTCTTGGTCACGCTAACCCACGTGTACTCGATGCTGTTAAAAACGTAATGGAAGTGGGCACATCATTTGGTGCACCAACAGACCGCGAAACAGCTCTTGCTGATTTTATTGTGGATCGCCACGCCTCTATTGATAAAGTTCGCCTTGTAAATTCTGGTACTGAGGCAACGATGAGCGCAATTCGCCTTGCGCGTGGCTACACAGGCCGAGACAAAATTCTTAAATTTGCAGGACACTACCACGGCCATGGCGATAGCCTTCTTGTGGCAGCTGGTAGTGGCCTTATTACACACGGTACGCCATCAAGTGCAGGGGTACCAAAAGCCCTTGCTGAACTTACATGCGTGGCACCATTTAACGATGTGAATGCGCTTGAGAAAGTATTTATGGAGCACGGTGATGACCTTGCTTGTGTGATCCTTGAGCCCGTTGCAGGGAACATGGGGTGCGTACCTCCTAAAGAAGGCTACCTGAAAACACTACGTGAGCTTTGCGACAAGTACGGTACGGTTCTTATCTTTGATGAGGTGATGACTGGTTTCCGCCTAGGCATGTCGAGTGCACAAGGTCTCTTTGATATTGAGCCTGATCTCTCTTGCTTTGGTAAAGTGATTGGTGGTGGTCTGCCACTTGCGGCTTACGGTGGTAAGCAGGAGATTATGGATCGCTTGAGCCCGATTGGTGATGTTTACCAAGCCGGTACACTTTCTGGTAACCCGCTTGCTGTTTCAGCTGGTATTGCAACAGTGGCGCAACTTACACCTGAAGTTTATGCAGGACTTGAAGAAACAGGCGCTAAGATTCAGAAAGAAAGCGAAAAAATCTTTTCTGATGTGGGCATTCCGATTACAACGCACCGCGTTGGTAGCATGTTCAGCATCTACTTTAGTGAAGAACAACCTTACACATTTGAAGACGTGCAAAACACAGATATTGAAATGTTTAAGAAGTTCTTCCACGCTATGCTTGATGAAGGCATTTACCTGCCGCCATCAGCATACGAAACATGGTTCTTTGGCACATGCCACGATGAAAACATTCTAGATATCACGTTCACGGCTATGCGTCGTGCAGCGATGAAAATTAAAAATACGTAA
- the dnaB gene encoding replicative DNA helicase, whose amino-acid sequence MSQGTATVQTVDFGGNANQPVPHSLEAEQALLGLLMLNNRLYEDVEGTIKPEYFYIPTHTAIFEGIQQLLFKGYEANPISLKEVINDTSIFGGKDEMVKLLTGLFENATRADNVQTLVSIIYTFYLQRQLLEMTGKLEQDLSGARTLDATTKLIERIEAELFKLNESGSTKELQNLRAPLVTVIEQIEEAKKHQGQLLGVDSGYSNLNKLLGGFRKSDLVILAARPSMGKTAFAINVAQNAAEALRNGKTGGAAVGVFSLEMSADQLAGRMLSSASSIDSGQMSRGEINDAELERLVQAAGELSEYPIIIDDTPGLSVSQFRSKARRMARQHDIGMLVVDYLQLMTSEMHAHNRVQEISMISQTLKGVARELNVPVIALSQLSRSVENRENKRPQLSDLRESGAIEQDADVIMFLYREEYYLTKLMGADENSEENVKLKERLDKVRGLTELLISKNRKGSTKTLTFTFDGPTTTFHEFSGETGYPDGVDA is encoded by the coding sequence ATGTCACAAGGCACAGCTACAGTTCAAACAGTAGATTTCGGTGGAAATGCAAACCAGCCCGTTCCACATAGTTTAGAAGCTGAACAGGCGCTCCTTGGTCTTCTGATGCTTAACAACCGACTCTATGAAGACGTTGAAGGCACAATTAAGCCAGAATATTTTTACATCCCAACACACACAGCTATTTTTGAAGGTATTCAGCAACTTCTGTTTAAAGGCTATGAAGCAAACCCAATCTCTCTGAAAGAAGTGATTAACGACACCAGCATTTTTGGTGGTAAAGATGAGATGGTGAAGCTCCTCACAGGCCTCTTTGAAAACGCAACACGTGCCGATAACGTACAAACGCTTGTCAGCATCATTTACACGTTTTACCTTCAGCGCCAACTCTTGGAGATGACAGGTAAGCTTGAGCAAGACCTTTCTGGCGCACGTACACTGGATGCGACAACAAAACTGATTGAGCGCATTGAAGCGGAGCTCTTTAAGCTCAACGAGAGTGGTTCAACAAAGGAACTTCAAAACCTTCGCGCCCCACTTGTAACAGTTATTGAACAAATTGAAGAAGCCAAGAAACACCAAGGTCAGCTCCTCGGTGTAGATTCAGGTTATAGCAACCTCAACAAACTGCTTGGTGGTTTCCGTAAATCTGATTTGGTGATTCTGGCAGCCCGCCCTTCTATGGGTAAAACAGCCTTTGCCATTAACGTGGCACAAAACGCTGCTGAAGCACTGCGTAACGGTAAAACTGGTGGCGCGGCCGTTGGTGTCTTCTCACTTGAGATGTCAGCCGACCAGCTTGCAGGACGTATGCTTTCAAGTGCTTCAAGCATTGACTCGGGCCAAATGTCTCGCGGTGAAATTAACGACGCTGAACTTGAGCGCCTTGTACAAGCCGCTGGTGAACTCAGTGAGTACCCAATTATTATTGATGATACGCCGGGCCTTTCTGTGAGCCAGTTCCGTAGTAAAGCGCGCCGTATGGCTCGCCAGCACGATATTGGTATGCTGGTGGTCGATTACCTTCAACTGATGACATCTGAAATGCACGCCCATAACCGTGTGCAAGAGATCTCGATGATTTCACAAACCCTTAAAGGTGTAGCACGTGAACTGAACGTTCCTGTGATTGCCCTCTCTCAGCTTTCTCGTAGTGTAGAGAACCGTGAGAACAAGCGTCCGCAGCTTTCTGACCTTCGTGAATCTGGTGCGATTGAGCAGGATGCCGATGTGATTATGTTCCTATACCGTGAGGAGTACTACCTGACGAAGCTGATGGGTGCAGATGAAAACTCTGAGGAAAACGTAAAGCTCAAAGAGCGCCTTGATAAAGTACGTGGTCTAACAGAACTACTTATCAGTAAAAACCGTAAAGGTTCAACAAAGACACTGACATTCACATTCGACGGTCCAACAACGACCTTCCACGAATTCAGTGGCGAAACTGGCTACCCAGACGGCGTAGACGCTTAG
- a CDS encoding tetratricopeptide repeat protein, giving the protein MTNEFLREVDEHLHAERMENLWKKHKLHILGAVGLMFASVVGYKGYSNYTEVQLHTEAKTYWQSVAGTELNTDALKGLEETSASGFGMLAGFKLGGEAMNNGEYEKAAGIFSDMQSRKMPAEFKELAKFYEATATRYTNIPAAQALFVELSAVGGTYRISSLEALADIALSQGNTAEAFDYYQAIVNSGDDQVSPNAFQRATTQITILREEAGL; this is encoded by the coding sequence ATGACAAATGAATTTCTTCGTGAAGTTGATGAACATCTACACGCTGAGCGTATGGAAAACCTATGGAAGAAGCACAAGCTTCACATTCTAGGTGCTGTCGGCCTTATGTTCGCAAGTGTTGTTGGTTACAAGGGTTACTCTAACTACACTGAAGTGCAACTGCACACTGAAGCAAAAACATACTGGCAGAGCGTTGCTGGCACAGAGCTCAACACGGACGCTCTTAAAGGCCTAGAAGAAACATCTGCTAGTGGTTTTGGAATGCTTGCAGGCTTTAAGCTTGGTGGTGAAGCTATGAACAATGGTGAATACGAAAAAGCGGCTGGTATCTTCTCTGATATGCAGTCTCGCAAAATGCCGGCTGAGTTTAAAGAACTTGCAAAATTCTACGAAGCCACAGCAACACGTTACACAAACATTCCAGCTGCACAAGCTCTCTTTGTTGAGCTGAGCGCAGTAGGGGGCACATACCGCATTAGCTCACTAGAAGCTCTTGCTGATATCGCCCTTTCTCAAGGCAACACTGCTGAAGCGTTTGACTACTACCAAGCCATCGTAAACAGCGGTGACGATCAAGTGTCTCCAAACGCCTTCCAGCGTGCAACAACACAGATCACAATTCTACGTGAAGAAGCAGGACTATAA
- the radA gene encoding DNA repair protein RadA, with the protein MAKVKTQYSCNKCGTTFPRWQGKCDSCGEWNTIVEDIGAANASPLLPKKNTAKAAPITFLHGEHKPVPRTLTGMSEFDRVLGGGFVPGSAILIGGDPGIGKSTLLLQTAAHFAKANKVLYVCGEESTSQVQMRAKRLGVEKAEVELCPIAQLEMVLATIKHNQPDIVIIDSIQTMFAESADSAPGTVSQLRLCAHALIQVAKASGIGLIFVGHVTKDGTIAGPRVIEHMVDGVLYFEGDRGHSFRLLRAFKNRFGATNEIGVFDMRDTGLTEVTNPSALFLEGRPEGASGSVVLPALNGTRPLLVEVQALVSKSQLSQPRRTTLGLDTNRVSMVAAVLDKHAGTPFGEHDVFVNIVGGLKINEPAADLAIATALMSSLTNTALPHDMAVFGELGLSGEIRNVTSSNDRAAEATKLGYGSLLCPPSDGMKGKTESIKHISDLLGVLRG; encoded by the coding sequence ATGGCTAAAGTTAAGACCCAATATTCTTGCAATAAATGTGGAACAACGTTTCCACGCTGGCAAGGTAAGTGTGATAGCTGCGGCGAGTGGAACACAATTGTAGAAGATATAGGCGCTGCGAACGCGTCCCCTCTTCTGCCGAAAAAGAACACCGCTAAAGCTGCGCCTATTACATTTCTACATGGGGAACACAAACCTGTGCCTCGTACCCTAACAGGTATGAGCGAATTTGACCGCGTACTTGGCGGCGGTTTTGTTCCAGGTAGTGCCATTCTTATTGGTGGTGATCCTGGTATTGGTAAATCAACGCTTCTTCTACAAACGGCAGCTCACTTTGCAAAAGCCAACAAAGTCCTTTACGTATGCGGTGAGGAATCAACCAGCCAAGTGCAGATGCGTGCAAAACGCCTTGGCGTTGAAAAGGCTGAAGTTGAGCTTTGCCCGATTGCACAGCTTGAAATGGTACTTGCGACCATTAAGCATAACCAGCCTGATATTGTGATTATTGACTCGATCCAAACCATGTTTGCAGAAAGCGCAGATAGCGCACCGGGTACAGTCAGTCAACTTCGTTTGTGTGCTCACGCATTAATTCAAGTAGCAAAGGCTTCTGGCATTGGCCTCATCTTTGTGGGTCACGTCACCAAAGACGGTACCATTGCCGGCCCACGTGTGATTGAACACATGGTTGACGGTGTGCTTTATTTTGAAGGTGACCGCGGCCACAGTTTCCGCCTACTGCGTGCCTTTAAAAACCGTTTTGGTGCTACAAACGAGATTGGCGTATTTGATATGCGCGATACTGGCCTGACTGAAGTGACAAACCCTTCTGCCCTCTTCCTTGAAGGGCGCCCTGAAGGCGCAAGCGGCAGTGTGGTTCTACCTGCCCTCAACGGTACACGTCCACTGCTTGTAGAAGTACAAGCGCTTGTAAGCAAAAGCCAACTCTCTCAGCCGCGTCGTACAACGCTTGGGCTAGACACCAACCGTGTTTCAATGGTTGCTGCTGTACTCGATAAACACGCAGGTACCCCGTTTGGTGAGCATGACGTATTTGTAAACATTGTCGGTGGCCTTAAGATTAATGAACCTGCAGCTGACCTTGCCATTGCCACAGCCCTCATGAGTAGCCTGACCAATACAGCGCTTCCACATGACATGGCTGTATTTGGTGAACTTGGCCTAAGTGGTGAAATTCGTAATGTAACAAGCTCTAACGACCGCGCTGCCGAAGCGACAAAGCTTGGCTATGGCTCTCTGCTTTGCCCGCCATCAGATGGCATGAAAGGCAAGACAGAGTCTATCAAACACATTAGCGACCTACTTGGAGTCCTGCGTGGCTGA
- the der gene encoding ribosome biogenesis GTPase Der, with protein sequence MFTIALAGRPNVGKSTLFNKLTRRVRAMVAPVPGVTRDSREGPCMIAGLPCTVVDTAGLEGRATGLAGDMNKIAEKAAGSADVILFLIDGREGVTAEDEYVAGLLRKLKKPVLLLVNKADTRDAHDNAMEAWSLGFGEPVMLAAEHAIGFDDIAEFVEKHYKPSEAPVIEVTPEEDELQDAMGADKRGPNDVSSLKLAIVGRPNAGKSTLINTILGEERMLAGDIAGLTRESVGTLYEVEGGRIIELVDTPGLRKKAKITEELEQKSAADALVTIGKADVVVLMIDAQQPLEKQDIQIAEKATNDGRPLVVVINKWDLISGDEREKLKFDLMEDLYYGFHQVKELPFLTVSALKGKNVEKIIPRVLKAAEIGKKRMGTAKINRVLELALNTNPPPLRKNKMLKIKFMSQVAIDPATFVVWMNRPDLMPASYERYLKNVMRQELDLGSVPFKLIFRGNGENPYKHKAARSH encoded by the coding sequence ATGTTTACAATTGCCCTTGCTGGCCGTCCGAATGTCGGAAAATCAACACTATTTAACAAGCTGACACGCCGTGTGCGTGCCATGGTTGCGCCTGTACCAGGTGTAACGCGTGATAGCCGTGAAGGGCCGTGCATGATTGCAGGTCTACCTTGTACTGTTGTTGATACAGCGGGTCTTGAAGGTCGTGCTACTGGCCTTGCTGGTGATATGAACAAGATTGCAGAAAAAGCCGCTGGAAGCGCAGATGTGATCCTTTTCCTCATTGATGGACGAGAAGGGGTGACAGCTGAGGATGAGTACGTTGCAGGACTCCTCCGTAAACTGAAGAAGCCTGTGCTTCTACTTGTCAACAAAGCAGATACACGTGATGCACACGATAACGCAATGGAAGCGTGGAGCCTTGGTTTTGGCGAACCTGTTATGCTTGCTGCTGAGCACGCGATTGGTTTTGATGATATTGCTGAGTTTGTAGAAAAGCACTACAAACCATCAGAAGCACCTGTTATTGAAGTGACTCCAGAAGAGGACGAGCTACAAGACGCTATGGGCGCAGATAAACGTGGTCCGAATGATGTGTCCTCACTTAAACTTGCGATTGTTGGTCGTCCAAACGCTGGTAAATCAACTCTCATTAACACCATCCTTGGTGAAGAGCGCATGCTCGCAGGTGATATTGCTGGTCTAACACGTGAGAGTGTAGGGACACTGTATGAAGTTGAGGGCGGTCGTATTATTGAGCTTGTTGATACACCGGGACTTCGCAAAAAAGCAAAGATTACAGAAGAGCTTGAGCAGAAGAGTGCAGCAGACGCTCTTGTAACCATTGGTAAGGCTGACGTTGTTGTACTGATGATTGACGCGCAGCAACCGCTCGAAAAGCAGGATATCCAGATTGCAGAAAAAGCCACAAACGATGGCCGCCCACTGGTTGTTGTGATTAACAAGTGGGACCTTATCTCAGGTGATGAGCGTGAGAAGCTTAAGTTTGACCTTATGGAAGACCTATACTACGGCTTCCACCAAGTGAAGGAACTTCCATTCCTCACAGTATCTGCCCTTAAAGGTAAAAACGTAGAGAAGATTATTCCACGCGTTCTTAAAGCTGCGGAAATTGGTAAAAAGCGTATGGGTACGGCTAAAATTAACCGTGTGCTTGAGCTTGCGCTGAACACAAACCCACCGCCACTGCGTAAAAACAAAATGCTAAAAATTAAGTTCATGAGCCAAGTGGCCATTGACCCAGCAACCTTTGTTGTGTGGATGAACCGCCCAGACCTTATGCCAGCAAGCTACGAGCGCTACCTGAAAAACGTGATGCGCCAAGAGCTGGATCTTGGAAGTGTACCATTTAAACTGATCTTCCGTGGTAATGGTGAAAACCCGTATAAGCATAAAGCTGCAAGATCACACTAA
- a CDS encoding RlmE family RNA methyltransferase produces MKILYFLNQSQRVKDKTIKKPIKRGAWIGKKNVSVSSRRYLDRQESDHFVTAARKQGYRSRAVFKLLEADDKFKLLKAGQHIIDLGAAPGSWSQVVAQRVLPGGQVYALDKLPVDPMEGMTFLKGDFTDDEVYEEFLAMCPKGVDGVLSDIAPETSGHAGQDHMKIMGLAEMALDFALKTMRPGAWFYCKLFQGGEEVQFRDELRKHFQTVRFFKPESSRKDSKEIFIFAQNYQPK; encoded by the coding sequence TTGAAAATTTTATATTTTCTAAATCAAAGCCAGAGAGTAAAGGATAAAACCATCAAAAAACCTATCAAACGCGGTGCATGGATTGGTAAGAAGAACGTAAGCGTTTCATCTCGTCGCTACCTCGACCGTCAAGAAAGCGACCACTTTGTAACAGCTGCCCGTAAGCAGGGCTACCGCTCTCGCGCTGTTTTTAAACTGCTTGAGGCAGATGACAAGTTTAAGCTCCTTAAAGCAGGTCAGCATATTATTGACCTTGGTGCTGCACCAGGAAGTTGGAGCCAAGTCGTGGCTCAGCGTGTTCTTCCAGGTGGACAAGTTTATGCTTTAGATAAACTTCCAGTGGACCCAATGGAAGGTATGACTTTCCTTAAAGGTGACTTCACAGATGATGAAGTTTATGAAGAGTTTCTCGCAATGTGTCCGAAAGGGGTGGATGGTGTTTTGAGTGATATTGCACCAGAAACATCAGGCCATGCAGGACAAGACCACATGAAAATTATGGGCCTTGCTGAAATGGCGCTTGATTTTGCGCTGAAAACAATGCGTCCGGGTGCTTGGTTCTACTGCAAACTCTTCCAAGGTGGAGAAGAAGTCCAGTTTAGAGATGAGTTACGTAAGCATTTCCAAACTGTGCGTTTCTTTAAGCCAGAGTCGAGCCGTAAGGACTCAAAAGAGATCTTTATCTTTGCGCAGAATTACCAGCCGAAATAA
- a CDS encoding PQQ-binding-like beta-propeller repeat protein, with amino-acid sequence MLNLKKSFALSLCVLALSACGGDKKPPLKGERIDVLVSSSQLVPDTDLYDVPLLLPEEIPLKTWAQVGGFSHHRPTHVALPKNVDEAWRERIGCGMAKTGLILNPPVVYADSVYAMNSCGEVVALDAKTGDRLWREKLKIDERELESFSGGLAVDGQTVYVTTGSGEVFALNAKTGDKVWKENLGMPLRASPAIQGEHLYVVSHNNRLFALDKKTGQTAWLHSGLEEALALMGGAPPAVDEQVAIVPYSSGEIYALNASNGRYLWHNALSSDNSFDPLANLVDIEGTPVIASGMVHVVNNNGWLSVFDLKTGRRFWERRLSAVQMPWVAGNAIFIVTSDNKLVNVHRIDGRVRWVRELTSLVPEDARDDVNFWSGPLFAGGRLIVVSNNGYAVSVDPKSGKPSRISNLKDQISLAPIAANGTLYFMSDDAEIIAYK; translated from the coding sequence ATGTTGAATCTTAAAAAATCATTTGCGCTAAGCCTTTGTGTGCTTGCTCTCAGCGCATGTGGAGGCGATAAAAAGCCGCCACTTAAAGGTGAGCGTATTGACGTTCTTGTAAGCAGTAGCCAGTTGGTTCCTGATACAGACCTCTACGATGTGCCACTTCTTCTTCCTGAGGAAATTCCTCTGAAGACTTGGGCACAGGTTGGTGGTTTTTCTCACCACCGTCCAACACATGTAGCTCTACCAAAAAACGTAGACGAAGCATGGCGTGAGCGCATTGGTTGCGGCATGGCGAAAACAGGTCTTATCCTGAACCCACCAGTTGTTTACGCGGACAGCGTTTACGCAATGAACAGCTGTGGTGAAGTGGTTGCTTTAGACGCGAAAACGGGTGACCGTCTGTGGAGAGAAAAACTTAAGATTGACGAGCGCGAGCTTGAAAGCTTTAGCGGTGGTCTCGCAGTTGATGGCCAAACTGTATATGTAACAACAGGTAGCGGTGAAGTGTTTGCACTGAACGCGAAGACTGGTGATAAAGTTTGGAAAGAAAACCTAGGTATGCCACTACGTGCATCACCGGCTATTCAGGGTGAACACCTTTACGTGGTAAGCCACAACAACCGCCTGTTCGCACTTGATAAGAAAACTGGTCAAACAGCGTGGCTGCACTCAGGCCTGGAAGAAGCTCTTGCTCTTATGGGTGGTGCGCCTCCTGCTGTAGATGAGCAGGTGGCGATTGTCCCTTACTCAAGTGGTGAAATTTACGCCCTAAACGCAAGTAATGGTCGTTACCTATGGCATAATGCATTGTCATCAGATAACAGCTTTGATCCACTTGCAAACTTGGTAGACATTGAAGGTACGCCTGTGATTGCAAGCGGCATGGTACACGTGGTGAACAACAACGGTTGGCTCAGTGTATTTGACCTCAAAACAGGTCGACGTTTCTGGGAGCGTCGTTTGAGCGCTGTTCAAATGCCATGGGTTGCTGGTAACGCAATCTTCATCGTGACATCTGATAACAAACTCGTAAACGTACACCGCATTGACGGTCGTGTACGCTGGGTACGTGAGCTAACAAGCCTTGTGCCTGAAGATGCACGTGATGACGTAAACTTCTGGAGTGGCCCTCTATTTGCTGGTGGTCGCCTGATTGTTGTATCTAACAACGGTTACGCTGTTTCGGTTGATCCGAAGAGTGGTAAGCCTTCGCGCATCTCTAACCTGAAAGATCAGATTAGCCTTGCGCCAATTGCCGCAAACGGCACGCTCTACTTTATGAGCGATGATGCGGAGATTATTGCTTACAAGTAA
- the rpsR gene encoding 30S ribosomal protein S18 — MTTETQNTEATATTEAPATEKKDRAPKYTPRLLGKPFFQRKKSCPFSGPRAQKIDYKDTRLLGRFVTEYGKILPCHITGVSRIKQRELAVAIKRSRHLALMPYSDR, encoded by the coding sequence ATGACTACTGAAACACAAAACACAGAAGCAACTGCTACTACTGAAGCACCAGCAACTGAGAAAAAAGACCGCGCTCCTAAGTACACACCTCGTCTACTTGGTAAGCCATTCTTCCAACGCAAAAAGAGCTGCCCATTCAGCGGCCCTCGCGCTCAGAAGATCGATTACAAAGACACACGCCTACTTGGCCGCTTTGTAACTGAGTACGGTAAGATCCTACCTTGCCACATTACTGGTGTTAGCCGCATTAAGCAGCGTGAACTTGCAGTCGCTATTAAGCGCTCTCGTCACCTCGCTCTCATGCCTTACAGCGACCGCTAA
- the rplI gene encoding 50S ribosomal protein L9: MAQAKVILLEKLHGLGEIGETVTVKPGFARNFLIPQGKALPATKRNVAKFESMKAELEKANKEKAAAAQAVADKLEGVKVTLGRQASEVGTLYGTIRPRDITESVKELSGVELDKSTVTFKAPIKEVGEHTATITLHSDVIVSLPLEVNRVSA, from the coding sequence ATGGCACAAGCAAAAGTCATTCTTCTAGAAAAACTTCACGGTCTTGGTGAGATTGGTGAAACAGTAACAGTAAAACCTGGTTTTGCTCGTAACTTCCTCATTCCACAAGGCAAGGCTCTTCCTGCTACTAAGCGCAACGTTGCTAAGTTTGAAAGCATGAAAGCTGAACTTGAAAAAGCTAACAAAGAAAAAGCTGCTGCTGCACAAGCAGTTGCTGACAAACTTGAAGGCGTTAAGGTTACTCTTGGCCGTCAAGCCTCTGAAGTTGGTACACTGTACGGTACAATCCGTCCACGTGACATCACTGAATCTGTTAAAGAACTTTCTGGCGTTGAGCTAGACAAGTCTACAGTGACATTCAAAGCGCCAATTAAAGAAGTTGGTGAGCACACTGCAACGATCACTCTTCACAGTGACGTTATCGTTAGCCTTCCACTAGAGGTTAACCGCGTAAGTGCATAA
- a CDS encoding DUF2818 family protein: protein MNLTTEAIVFILIWIIWCSLPFITPRALNLLPKLKADTLFWRMAEWHIRFPALIAIGYVMDTLYSNRPHESYSAPEFYAILYTSSLVFSVPAIIYYLARHKKLSL, encoded by the coding sequence ATGAACTTAACAACAGAAGCCATTGTATTTATTCTAATTTGGATCATTTGGTGCTCTCTTCCGTTTATCACTCCACGTGCCCTAAACCTGCTACCAAAACTTAAAGCAGACACGCTCTTTTGGCGTATGGCAGAATGGCACATTCGCTTCCCTGCCCTTATTGCTATTGGCTACGTGATGGATACCCTCTACAGCAACCGCCCACATGAAAGTTATTCAGCACCTGAGTTCTACGCCATCCTTTATACATCTTCGCTAGTCTTTAGCGTTCCTGCGATTATTTACTATCTCGCACGCCATAAAAAACTAAGTCTATAA
- a CDS encoding tRNA-binding protein, with amino-acid sequence MTISFDDFMKVELRLGKVVDVQDFPKARNPAYKVWVDFGDEIGIKKSSAQITHHYTKDELMDRHVVCVTNFAPRQIADFMSEVLITGFYDADGHVVLAGVEKGDLPLGSRLA; translated from the coding sequence ATGACCATCTCATTTGATGATTTTATGAAAGTTGAACTCCGCCTTGGTAAGGTGGTGGATGTACAAGATTTTCCTAAAGCCCGTAACCCTGCTTACAAAGTGTGGGTGGACTTTGGTGATGAGATTGGCATTAAAAAATCCAGCGCCCAAATTACCCACCATTACACAAAGGACGAGCTTATGGACCGACATGTGGTGTGCGTGACAAACTTTGCCCCACGTCAAATTGCTGATTTCATGTCGGAAGTTTTGATTACTGGCTTTTACGACGCAGACGGCCATGTAGTTCTTGCAGGAGTAGAGAAGGGTGACCTTCCACTCGGTAGCAGGCTTGCTTAA